In the Micromonospora narathiwatensis genome, one interval contains:
- a CDS encoding ABC transporter ATP-binding protein, whose protein sequence is MNLPVHTEGLTKRYGGLTAVRDLDLTVRSGEVYGFLGPNGAGKTTTLRMLLGLVRPTAGTVRLLGRPPGAGRLTGVGALIEGPAFYPYLSGRENLRVLARYAGVGADRVALVLDLVDLTDRAGDRYAGYSLGMKQRLGVAAALLKDPRLLILDEPTNGLDPAGMADMRTLIRRLGGSGCTVLVSSHLLGEVEQVCDRVGVISRGRLIAEGSVADLRGAAVLRVLADPLDQAAARARELVGAERVRVVDGGLELSVEPGRAAWLNAELVGVGVAVRELRTRERDLEQVFFDLIEKGTADVA, encoded by the coding sequence ATGAACCTGCCAGTGCACACCGAAGGGCTCACCAAACGGTACGGCGGCCTGACCGCCGTGCGGGACCTCGACCTGACCGTCCGCTCCGGCGAGGTGTACGGCTTCCTCGGTCCGAACGGCGCCGGCAAGACCACCACCCTGCGCATGCTGCTCGGGCTGGTCCGCCCCACCGCCGGCACGGTACGGCTGCTCGGTCGGCCACCCGGCGCCGGCCGGCTCACCGGCGTCGGGGCGCTGATCGAGGGGCCCGCCTTCTACCCGTACCTGTCCGGGCGGGAGAACCTGCGCGTGCTCGCCCGCTACGCCGGGGTCGGCGCGGACCGGGTGGCGCTGGTGCTCGACCTGGTCGACCTCACCGACCGGGCCGGCGACCGGTACGCCGGTTACTCGTTGGGCATGAAACAGCGGCTCGGCGTGGCCGCCGCCCTGCTCAAGGACCCGCGCCTGCTGATCCTGGACGAGCCGACCAACGGCCTCGACCCGGCGGGCATGGCCGACATGCGCACGCTGATCCGCCGGCTCGGCGGGTCCGGGTGCACGGTGCTGGTCTCCAGCCACCTGCTCGGCGAGGTCGAGCAGGTCTGCGACCGGGTCGGGGTGATCTCCCGGGGGCGGCTGATCGCCGAGGGCAGCGTCGCCGACCTGCGCGGCGCGGCCGTGCTGCGGGTGCTCGCCGACCCGCTCGACCAGGCGGCGGCGCGGGCCCGGGAGCTGGTCGGCGCCGAACGGGTACGGGTGGTCGACGGCGGGCTGGAGCTCTCCGTCGAGCCGGGGCGGGCCGCCTGGCTCAACGCCGAGCTGGTCGGCGTTGGGGTGGCGGTGCGGGAACTGCGTACCCGGGAGCGGGATCTGGAACAGGTCTTCTTCGACCTCATCGAGAAGGGAACGGCCGATGTCGCGTAG
- a CDS encoding ABC transporter permease subunit gives MSRSFRAEAVKLVRRPASWLLLAITLVLALVFTYVFPYASIAGGTSGPNTDRTLPMLLPDRLVGNSLGGLPVFLGAIVLILGVLTVGGEYAWGTWKTVLTQGPTRLEVYAGKLLVLAAAALAVVLSIFAVGAVSSVLIAVAESQPVHWPSVGDLLTGIGAGWLVATMWAMLGAVLAVALRAVALPVGLGLVWMLAVQNLLAALAAPLLDWVAQLQKGLPGPNAGSLAAALGAPGDTPGVVATVGGGQAAMVVAAYLVAFAVVGAALLRRRDIG, from the coding sequence ATGTCGCGTAGCTTCCGCGCCGAGGCGGTCAAGCTGGTCCGCCGGCCGGCGTCGTGGCTGCTGCTGGCCATCACGCTGGTGCTCGCCCTGGTCTTCACCTACGTCTTCCCGTACGCGAGCATCGCCGGTGGGACGTCCGGCCCGAACACCGACCGGACCCTGCCGATGCTGCTGCCCGACCGGCTGGTCGGGAACTCGCTCGGCGGGCTGCCGGTCTTCCTGGGTGCGATCGTGCTGATCCTCGGCGTGCTCACGGTCGGCGGCGAGTACGCCTGGGGCACCTGGAAGACCGTGCTCACCCAGGGGCCCACCCGGCTGGAGGTGTACGCGGGCAAGCTGCTCGTCCTGGCCGCCGCCGCCCTCGCCGTGGTGCTCTCGATCTTCGCCGTCGGCGCGGTGTCGAGTGTGCTGATCGCGGTCGCCGAGTCGCAGCCGGTCCACTGGCCGTCGGTCGGCGACCTGCTCACCGGGATCGGCGCGGGGTGGCTCGTCGCGACGATGTGGGCCATGCTCGGTGCGGTGCTCGCCGTCGCGCTGCGGGCGGTGGCGCTGCCGGTCGGGCTGGGGCTGGTCTGGATGCTCGCGGTGCAGAACCTGCTCGCCGCGCTCGCCGCGCCCCTGCTCGACTGGGTGGCCCAGCTCCAGAAGGGGCTGCCCGGCCCGAACGCCGGGTCGCTGGCGGCGGCGCTCGGCGCGCCCGGCGACACGCCCGGCGTCGTGGCGACCGTCGGCGGCGGGCAGGCGGCGATGGTGGTGGCGGCCTATCTGGTCGCGTTCGCGGTGGTCGGCGCGGCGCTGCTACGCCGGCGGGACATCGGCTGA
- a CDS encoding sensor histidine kinase, with amino-acid sequence MDRNRGGWGDGVFDALLALALVVFGLFGTEPAGLNQGVGIGRATYPLVVVAALALAGRRRWPLATLAVVTAATTAYLVLGYPYGPILISFFVAVYTVAAYRPLRTAALAGGAALVGLVAHVFAGVRPTGLTGLMPVAAWVVVPFAVGTTVRLTRESAARGRVDEARRLADAERLRVAREVHDVVGHGLAAIHMQAEIALHLLGKRPEQAEAALTAISRTSKEALDELRVTLTVVRRDEAADERSPAPGLDQLPQLRERLAGAGVPVSVEVGGEPRPLPVAVDLAAYRVVQESLTNVLRHAGPATATVRLRYAPDEVTIEVVDTGRGPVAGPDRVGGYGLAGMRERVTVLGGSFAAGPGPAGGFRVYVTLPAEEVA; translated from the coding sequence GTGGACCGGAACCGGGGCGGCTGGGGCGACGGCGTCTTCGACGCCCTGCTCGCCCTGGCCCTGGTCGTCTTCGGGCTGTTCGGCACCGAGCCGGCCGGCCTCAACCAGGGGGTGGGCATCGGCCGGGCGACGTACCCGCTGGTCGTGGTGGCCGCGCTCGCCCTGGCCGGCCGGCGGCGGTGGCCGCTGGCCACCCTGGCCGTGGTCACCGCGGCGACCACGGCGTACCTGGTGCTCGGCTACCCGTACGGGCCGATCCTGATCTCGTTCTTCGTCGCGGTGTACACGGTCGCCGCGTACCGGCCGCTGCGGACCGCGGCGCTCGCCGGCGGAGCCGCGCTGGTGGGGCTGGTGGCGCACGTCTTCGCCGGGGTGCGTCCGACCGGCCTGACCGGCCTGATGCCGGTCGCCGCCTGGGTGGTCGTCCCGTTCGCGGTCGGCACCACGGTCCGGCTGACCCGGGAGAGCGCCGCCCGGGGGCGGGTCGACGAGGCCCGTCGGCTGGCCGACGCCGAGCGGCTGCGGGTCGCCCGGGAGGTGCACGACGTGGTCGGGCACGGTCTCGCCGCCATCCACATGCAGGCGGAGATCGCCCTGCACCTGCTCGGCAAGCGGCCGGAGCAGGCCGAGGCGGCGCTGACCGCGATCAGCCGGACCAGCAAGGAGGCGCTGGACGAGCTGCGGGTGACGCTCACCGTGGTCCGGCGGGACGAGGCGGCCGACGAACGGTCGCCGGCCCCCGGGCTGGACCAGCTGCCGCAGCTGCGCGAGCGGCTGGCCGGCGCCGGGGTACCGGTCAGCGTCGAGGTCGGCGGGGAGCCCCGCCCGCTTCCGGTCGCCGTGGACCTGGCGGCGTACCGGGTCGTGCAGGAGTCGCTGACCAACGTGCTGCGCCACGCCGGTCCGGCCACCGCCACCGTCCGGCTGCGGTACGCGCCCGACGAGGTCACCATCGAGGTCGTCGACACCGGGCGCGGCCCGGTAGCCGGGCCGGACCGGGTCGGCGGGTACGGCCTGGCCGGCATGCGGGAGCGGGTGACCGTGCTGGGCGGGTCGTTCGCCGCCGGCCCCGGACCCGCCGGCGGCTTTCGGGTGTACGTCACACTGCCGGCGGAGGAGGTCGCATGA
- a CDS encoding response regulator transcription factor, translated as MIRVLLADDQDLVRIGLRALVESEDDLTVVGEAADGLGAVELARRERPDVVLMDVRMPGVDGIEATRRIVADPGLAGTRVVVLTTFELDEYVFDALRHGASGFLTKDTRPAELLRAIRLVAEGEALLSPSVTRRVVREFATRPARVPRPHPRLGTLTDREREVVGLVGEGLSNAEIAERLVVSPATARTHVSRAMVKLAARDRAQLVVFAYQSGLVAS; from the coding sequence ATGATCCGGGTGTTGCTCGCCGACGACCAGGACCTGGTCCGGATCGGGCTGCGTGCCCTGGTGGAGAGCGAGGACGACCTGACGGTGGTGGGCGAGGCGGCCGACGGGCTCGGCGCGGTCGAGCTGGCCCGGCGGGAACGCCCCGACGTGGTGTTGATGGACGTCCGGATGCCGGGCGTGGACGGCATCGAGGCGACCCGGCGGATCGTGGCCGACCCCGGGCTGGCCGGTACCCGGGTGGTCGTGCTGACCACCTTCGAGCTGGACGAGTACGTCTTCGACGCGCTCCGGCACGGGGCCAGCGGCTTTCTCACCAAGGACACCCGCCCGGCCGAGCTGCTGCGGGCGATCCGGCTGGTCGCCGAGGGGGAGGCGCTGCTGTCGCCGTCGGTGACCCGGCGGGTGGTCCGGGAGTTCGCCACCCGGCCCGCCCGGGTGCCCCGACCGCACCCTCGGCTCGGCACCCTCACCGACCGGGAGCGGGAGGTGGTGGGGCTGGTCGGCGAGGGACTGAGCAACGCCGAGATCGCCGAGCGACTGGTGGTCAGCCCGGCCACCGCGCGTACCCACGTCAGCCGGGCCATGGTCAAGCTGGCCGCCCGGGACCGGGCCCAGTTGGTGGTCTTCGCGTACCAGTCGGGATTGGTGGCCTCCTGA
- the ffh gene encoding signal recognition particle protein, with amino-acid sequence MFDTLSDRLSGIFTKLRGKGRLTDADIDATAREIRMALLEADVALPVVKGFIANVKERARSAEVSQALNPAQQIVKIVNEELVAVLGGEGRRLQFAKHPPTVIMLAGLQGSGKTTLAGKLARWLKTQGHQPLLVAADLQRPNAVGQLQVLGGRAGVEVYAPEPGNGVGDPVQVARASIEHAKRAARDIVIVDTAGRLGIDAEMMQQAADIRDAVQPDEVIFVIDAMVGQDAVRTAEAFRDGVGITGVVLSKLDGDARGGAALSVREVTGQPILFASTGEKLEDFDVFHPDRMASRILGMGDVLTLIEQAEAAFDADQKEKMTAKLVGGETFTLEDFLDQLIAVRRMGPIANVLAMMPGMGQMKDQLAELDDKHFDRVTAIIRSMTPAERTNPKIINGSRRARIANGSGVTVMDVNQLLNRFADAQKMMKQMGGMMGLPGAGRRKATKSPKNKRKGTKGGGRPRTGAGLPGGFPGGMPQLPPGLDPGDLAGAQGLPPGFKLPKIDFNKLGKGGDKKPR; translated from the coding sequence GTGTTTGACACCTTGAGTGACCGCCTCTCCGGGATCTTCACCAAGCTCCGCGGCAAGGGCCGGCTCACCGACGCCGACATCGACGCCACCGCGCGCGAGATCCGGATGGCGTTGCTGGAGGCCGACGTCGCCCTGCCGGTGGTCAAGGGCTTCATCGCGAACGTCAAGGAGCGGGCCCGCAGCGCCGAGGTCTCCCAGGCGCTGAATCCGGCGCAGCAGATCGTCAAGATCGTCAACGAGGAACTGGTCGCGGTCCTCGGTGGCGAGGGGCGGCGGCTCCAGTTCGCCAAGCACCCGCCGACCGTGATCATGCTGGCCGGTCTCCAGGGCTCCGGCAAGACCACCCTCGCCGGCAAGCTGGCCCGCTGGCTCAAGACCCAGGGCCACCAGCCGCTGCTGGTCGCCGCCGACCTCCAGCGCCCCAACGCGGTCGGGCAGCTCCAGGTGCTCGGTGGCCGGGCCGGCGTCGAGGTGTACGCCCCGGAGCCCGGCAACGGCGTCGGCGACCCGGTCCAGGTGGCGCGCGCCTCGATCGAGCACGCCAAGCGGGCCGCCCGGGACATCGTGATCGTCGACACCGCCGGCCGGCTCGGTATCGACGCCGAGATGATGCAGCAGGCCGCCGACATCCGCGACGCGGTCCAGCCCGACGAGGTCATCTTCGTCATCGACGCGATGGTCGGTCAGGACGCGGTGCGTACCGCCGAGGCGTTCCGCGACGGCGTGGGCATCACCGGCGTGGTCCTCTCCAAGCTCGACGGCGACGCCCGCGGCGGTGCCGCGCTGTCGGTCCGGGAGGTCACCGGGCAGCCGATCCTCTTCGCCTCCACCGGCGAGAAGCTGGAGGACTTCGACGTCTTCCACCCCGACCGGATGGCCAGCCGGATCCTCGGCATGGGCGACGTCCTCACGCTGATCGAGCAGGCCGAGGCGGCCTTCGACGCCGATCAGAAGGAGAAGATGACCGCCAAGCTGGTGGGCGGCGAGACCTTCACCCTGGAGGACTTCCTCGACCAGCTCATCGCGGTGCGCCGGATGGGCCCGATCGCCAACGTGCTGGCCATGATGCCCGGCATGGGGCAGATGAAGGACCAGCTCGCCGAGCTGGACGACAAGCACTTCGACCGGGTCACCGCGATCATCCGGTCGATGACCCCGGCCGAGCGCACCAATCCGAAGATCATCAACGGCTCCCGGCGGGCCCGGATCGCCAACGGCTCCGGCGTCACCGTGATGGACGTCAACCAGCTGCTCAACCGCTTCGCCGACGCGCAGAAGATGATGAAGCAGATGGGCGGCATGATGGGCCTGCCCGGCGCCGGCCGGCGCAAGGCGACCAAGTCGCCGAAGAACAAGCGTAAGGGCACCAAGGGCGGCGGCCGGCCGCGTACCGGGGCGGGGCTGCCGGGGGGCTTCCCGGGCGGTATGCCGCAGCTCCCGCCGGGCCTGGACCCGGGCGACCTGGCCGGCGCCCAGGGCCTGCCGCCGGGCTTCAAGCTCCCGAAGATCGACTTCAACAAGCTCGGCAAGGGCGGCGACAAGAAGCCCCGCTAG
- a CDS encoding amidohydrolase family protein, with the protein MALHVRGVLLPDDEVRDLWLVGDRVTFEPVPGAETVADGGFVLPGLTDAHCHIGIARGGAPITSFEQARELARVDRDAGVLAIRDAGSPYPYPELDDDPELPRLARAGRHVAPPKRYLRDIGVEVGAAEVAATVTEQAAAGNGWVKLVGDWIDRGVGDLAPAWDADTMTAAVAAAHAAGVRAAVHTFSESAVEIMVRAGVDSVEHGTGLSLDLIDLMARQGTALVPTMINIQTFGHIADQARPKFPGYADHMLALRDRFPDLVRAAYEAGVPVYVGTDAGGGIDHGLAAEEMLLLHERAGMSAEDVLAAASWRAREWLGFPGLVEGGLADLVVYPEDPRRDLRVVRTPSRIVLRGRVIR; encoded by the coding sequence ATGGCTCTGCATGTGCGCGGTGTGCTCCTGCCGGACGACGAGGTCCGGGATCTTTGGCTGGTCGGCGACCGGGTCACCTTCGAACCGGTGCCCGGCGCGGAGACCGTCGCCGACGGCGGCTTCGTCCTCCCCGGCCTGACCGACGCCCACTGCCACATCGGCATCGCCCGGGGCGGCGCCCCGATCACCTCCTTCGAGCAGGCCCGCGAACTGGCCCGGGTCGACCGGGACGCCGGGGTGCTCGCCATCCGGGACGCCGGCTCGCCGTACCCGTACCCGGAACTCGACGACGACCCGGAGCTGCCGCGACTGGCCCGCGCCGGCCGGCACGTCGCGCCGCCGAAGCGGTACCTGCGCGACATCGGGGTGGAGGTCGGCGCGGCCGAGGTGGCCGCGACGGTGACCGAGCAGGCCGCCGCCGGCAACGGCTGGGTCAAGCTGGTCGGCGACTGGATCGACCGCGGCGTGGGCGACCTCGCGCCGGCCTGGGACGCGGACACCATGACCGCCGCCGTTGCCGCCGCACACGCCGCCGGGGTACGCGCCGCCGTGCACACCTTCAGCGAGTCGGCTGTGGAGATCATGGTGCGGGCCGGGGTGGACTCGGTGGAGCACGGCACCGGCCTCAGCCTCGACCTGATCGACCTGATGGCCCGGCAGGGCACCGCGCTGGTCCCCACGATGATCAACATTCAGACCTTCGGCCACATCGCCGACCAGGCCCGCCCGAAGTTCCCCGGGTACGCCGACCACATGCTCGCCCTGCGGGACCGCTTCCCCGACCTGGTCCGGGCCGCGTACGAGGCGGGGGTGCCGGTCTACGTCGGCACCGACGCCGGCGGGGGCATCGACCACGGGCTGGCCGCCGAGGAGATGCTGCTGCTGCACGAGCGCGCCGGCATGTCCGCCGAGGACGTCCTCGCCGCCGCCTCCTGGCGGGCCCGGGAGTGGCTCGGCTTCCCCGGCCTGGTCGAGGGCGGCCTCGCCGACCTGGTCGTCTACCCCGAGGACCCGCGCCGCGACCTCCGGGTGGTCCGCACCCCGTCCCGCATCGTCCTGCGCGGTCGCGTCATCCGTTGA
- the proS gene encoding proline--tRNA ligase, with protein sequence MARVLTPRAEDFPRWYQDLIAKAKLADNGPVRGTMVIRPAGYAIWERMQAEMDGRIKAAGAENAYFPLFIPESYLKREAEHVEGFSPELAVVTHGGGKQLAEPVVVRPTSETVIGEFMAKWIDSYRDLPLLLNQWANVVRWELRPRIFLRTSEFLWQEGHTAHATREDARAYARKILHEAYEDLMVNVLGIPVVVGLKTARERFAGATATYTCEGMMGDGKALQLGTSHELGQNFAKAFDISYSSAEGGREHAWTTSWGTSTRMLGGLIMCHGDDNGLRVPPRLAPVQAYVMIVKDGEGVSEAAAKLRDALRDAGVRVALDDRTDTAFGRRAVDAELRGYPVRVEVGPRDLAAGNAVVVRRTDGSKAATPVADVVGAVLAALEADQQALHDQALAFRQSRTTEVATLAEAIEVAATGWARVPWSAVGVEGEAEANAQGVTVRCLLRADGSVPDSETEPDLVAVLARAY encoded by the coding sequence ATGGCACGCGTGCTCACTCCCCGCGCGGAGGACTTTCCCCGCTGGTACCAGGACCTGATCGCCAAGGCGAAGCTGGCCGACAACGGCCCGGTGCGGGGCACCATGGTCATCCGACCGGCCGGCTACGCCATCTGGGAGCGGATGCAGGCCGAGATGGACGGCCGGATCAAGGCGGCCGGCGCGGAGAACGCGTACTTCCCGCTCTTCATCCCGGAGAGCTACCTCAAGCGCGAGGCCGAGCATGTCGAGGGCTTCTCGCCGGAGCTGGCGGTGGTCACCCACGGCGGCGGCAAGCAGCTCGCCGAGCCGGTGGTGGTCCGCCCCACCAGCGAGACGGTGATCGGCGAGTTCATGGCCAAGTGGATCGACTCGTACCGGGACCTGCCGCTGCTGCTCAACCAGTGGGCGAACGTGGTCCGGTGGGAGCTGCGGCCCCGGATCTTCCTGCGTACCAGCGAGTTCCTCTGGCAGGAGGGGCACACCGCGCACGCCACCCGGGAGGACGCTCGGGCCTACGCCCGCAAGATCCTGCACGAGGCGTACGAGGACCTGATGGTCAACGTGCTCGGCATCCCGGTGGTGGTCGGCCTGAAGACCGCCCGTGAGCGGTTCGCCGGGGCCACCGCCACCTACACCTGCGAAGGCATGATGGGTGACGGCAAGGCGCTCCAGCTGGGCACCAGCCACGAACTCGGCCAGAACTTCGCCAAGGCGTTCGACATCAGCTACTCCTCGGCCGAAGGCGGCCGGGAGCACGCCTGGACCACCTCCTGGGGCACCTCGACCCGGATGCTCGGCGGCCTGATCATGTGCCACGGCGACGACAACGGCCTGCGGGTGCCGCCGCGGCTGGCGCCGGTCCAGGCGTACGTGATGATCGTCAAGGACGGCGAGGGCGTGAGCGAGGCGGCGGCCAAGCTCCGCGACGCGCTGCGCGACGCCGGGGTCCGGGTCGCGCTGGACGACCGGACCGACACCGCGTTCGGCCGCCGGGCCGTCGACGCCGAGCTGCGCGGCTACCCGGTCCGCGTCGAGGTCGGCCCCCGCGACCTGGCCGCCGGCAACGCGGTGGTGGTCCGGCGTACGGACGGCTCGAAGGCCGCCACGCCGGTGGCCGACGTGGTCGGCGCGGTCCTGGCCGCGCTAGAGGCCGACCAGCAGGCGCTGCACGACCAGGCCCTCGCCTTCCGGCAGTCCCGCACCACCGAGGTCGCCACCCTGGCCGAGGCGATCGAGGTGGCGGCCACCGGCTGGGCCCGGGTGCCGTGGTCGGCGGTCGGCGTCGAGGGCGAGGCCGAGGCGAACGCCCAGGGCGTCACCGTCCGGTGCCTGCTGCGCGCCGACGGCTCGGTGCCGGACTCCGAAACCGAGCCGGACCTGGTCGCCGTCCTGGCCCGCGCCTACTGA
- a CDS encoding DUF402 domain-containing protein produces MRFEPGRLIMHRNVRNGRIGWVRPARVVLDDDRGLLLWIARDTPVANEVTEAGLGMRAMPFVEWITFRYRLAEGRWNGPPLLKFLPTGAAHSVWWFQDAEGGFRNWYVNLEEPGVRWDDGPVAGVDVVDQDLDVVVHPDLSWAWKDEEEFVERLAVPEHYWVADEKAVRAEGERVIRLAEAGEFPFDGTWCDFVPPAEWDVPDKLPPGWDRPPVR; encoded by the coding sequence GTGCGCTTCGAGCCAGGTCGGCTGATCATGCACCGGAACGTCCGCAACGGCCGGATCGGCTGGGTCCGGCCGGCCCGGGTGGTCCTCGACGACGACCGGGGGCTGCTGCTCTGGATCGCCCGGGACACGCCGGTGGCCAACGAGGTGACCGAGGCGGGGCTGGGCATGCGGGCCATGCCGTTCGTGGAGTGGATCACCTTCCGCTACCGGCTCGCCGAGGGCCGTTGGAACGGGCCGCCGCTGCTCAAGTTCCTGCCCACCGGCGCGGCCCACTCGGTCTGGTGGTTCCAGGACGCCGAGGGCGGGTTCCGCAACTGGTACGTCAATCTGGAGGAGCCGGGCGTCCGCTGGGACGACGGCCCGGTGGCCGGGGTCGACGTGGTGGACCAGGACCTCGACGTGGTGGTCCACCCCGACCTGAGCTGGGCGTGGAAGGACGAGGAGGAGTTCGTCGAACGACTCGCCGTCCCGGAGCACTACTGGGTGGCCGACGAGAAGGCGGTACGCGCCGAGGGGGAGCGGGTGATCCGGCTCGCCGAGGCGGGGGAGTTCCCGTTCGACGGCACCTGGTGCGACTTCGTGCCGCCCGCCGAATGGGACGTACCGGATAAGCTTCCGCCGGGCTGGGATCGGCCGCCGGTCCGCTGA
- the rpsP gene encoding 30S ribosomal protein S16, with translation MAVKIRLLRMGKIRNPQYRIVVADSRTKRDGRAIEFVGVYQPKEDPSVIEVKSERVQYWLSVGAQPSEAVQRLLELTGDWQKFKGLPAPAPLKVAPERADRKAAYEAEAKAAAGIAETPAKPAKKAAKPEAEAPKAEEQTGAESGEQA, from the coding sequence GTGGCCGTAAAGATCCGGCTCCTGCGGATGGGCAAGATCCGCAACCCGCAGTACCGCATCGTCGTCGCCGACTCGCGCACCAAGCGCGACGGCCGGGCGATCGAGTTCGTCGGTGTGTACCAGCCGAAGGAGGACCCTTCGGTGATCGAGGTCAAGTCGGAGCGGGTCCAGTACTGGCTCTCCGTCGGCGCGCAGCCGAGCGAGGCGGTGCAGCGCCTGCTGGAGCTGACCGGTGACTGGCAGAAGTTCAAGGGTCTGCCGGCCCCCGCTCCGCTGAAGGTCGCCCCGGAGCGGGCCGACCGCAAGGCGGCGTACGAGGCCGAGGCGAAGGCCGCCGCCGGCATCGCGGAGACCCCGGCCAAGCCGGCCAAGAAGGCCGCCAAGCCGGAGGCCGAGGCGCCGAAGGCCGAGGAGCAGACCGGTGCAGAGTCCGGCGAGCAGGCCTGA
- a CDS encoding RNA-binding protein encodes MQSPASRPDMALRPALEHLVKGIVDHPDDVRVRMVDSRRGKRLEVRVHPEDLGTVIGRSGRTAKALRQVIGSIGGRGVRVDIVDSY; translated from the coding sequence GTGCAGAGTCCGGCGAGCAGGCCTGACATGGCGCTGCGTCCCGCCCTGGAGCACCTGGTCAAGGGAATCGTCGATCACCCGGACGACGTCCGGGTGCGGATGGTCGACTCCCGCCGGGGTAAGCGGCTTGAGGTCCGCGTACACCCGGAGGACCTCGGCACGGTGATCGGGCGGTCCGGCCGGACCGCCAAGGCGCTGCGCCAGGTGATCGGCTCCATCGGCGGGCGCGGAGTACGCGTCGACATCGTCGACTCGTACTGA
- the rimM gene encoding ribosome maturation factor RimM (Essential for efficient processing of 16S rRNA), with the protein MLLVVGRIGKPHGIRGEVTVEVRTDEPEARFAPGMVLRTVPGATRQAEQVEPEAYQVPAELTVEAARWHQGRMLVAFEGVLDRDVAEALRGTLIGVDSADVALPEDPEEFHDHQLVGLSVVTPAGERLGEVARIDHAPASDLLVLRRPEGRTALIPFVKAIVPEVDLAGGRVVVDPPAGLLDL; encoded by the coding sequence ATGCTTCTCGTCGTCGGCAGGATCGGTAAGCCGCACGGGATCCGCGGTGAGGTCACCGTGGAGGTGCGGACCGACGAGCCCGAAGCGCGGTTCGCTCCGGGCATGGTGCTCCGCACCGTGCCCGGAGCGACGCGTCAGGCCGAGCAGGTCGAGCCCGAGGCATACCAGGTTCCGGCGGAACTGACGGTCGAGGCGGCGCGCTGGCACCAGGGCCGGATGCTCGTCGCCTTCGAGGGTGTGCTGGACCGCGACGTCGCCGAGGCGCTGCGCGGCACCCTGATCGGGGTGGACAGCGCCGACGTCGCGCTGCCGGAGGACCCGGAGGAGTTCCACGACCACCAGTTGGTCGGCCTCTCCGTGGTCACCCCGGCTGGCGAGCGGCTGGGCGAGGTGGCCCGGATCGACCACGCCCCCGCCTCCGACCTGCTGGTGCTGCGGCGCCCCGAGGGGCGTACCGCGCTGATTCCGTTCGTCAAGGCGATCGTGCCCGAGGTGGACCTCGCCGGCGGTCGCGTCGTCGTCGACCCGCCCGCTGGCCTGCTCGACCTGTAG